A single window of Channa argus isolate prfri chromosome 10, Channa argus male v1.0, whole genome shotgun sequence DNA harbors:
- the mbnl3 gene encoding muscleblind-like protein 3 isoform X3, producing the protein MAVTMTMGRDTKWLTLEVCREFQRGTCSRSDAECKFAHPSRSCHVENGRVIACFDSLKGRCARENCKYLHPPPHLKTQLEINGRNNLIQQKAAAAMLAQQMQFMLPGAQLQPITTFPVTPSLATSPSMVFSPYLSHMGPGMGLMPELLPSTPLLVPGSPTGLAGMGNGTSTQKHIRTDKLEVCREFQRGNCTRGESDCRYAHPLEAGMVDCSENSVIVCMDYIKGRCSRDKCKYFHPPAHLQARIKAAQHQASQNTASASLALPPGAMQPLTKRPILEKSNGAAATVFNPSMFHYQQALANMQLQQPAFIPTVPMMHGATTSTVSSASTPVTNVPFAESAATNQ; encoded by the exons ATGGCTGTCACCATGACCATGGGACGGGACACCAAATGGCTGACCCTGGAAGTGTGTCGGGAGTTTCAGAGAGGCACCTGCTCACGTTCTGATGCTGAGTGCAAGTTTGCCCATCCTTCTCGAAGCTGCCATGTGGAGAATGGCCGAGTCATCGCCTGCTTTGACTCCCTGAAG GGGCGATGTGCACGTGAGAACTGCAAATACCTGCACCCACCTCCACACCTGAAAACCCAGCTGGAGATTAATGGGAGGAACAACCTGATCCAGCAGAAGGCAGCGGCAGCCATGTTGGCTCAACAGATGCAATTCATGCTACCTGGAGCACAGCTACAGCCCATA ACAACATTCCCAGTAACGCCCTCCCTGGCAACTAGCCCTAGTATGGTGTTCAGTCCATATCTGAGCCACATGGGCCCAGGCATGGGCTTGATGCCTGAACTACTGCCCAGTACTCCCCTGCTGGTCCCTGGGAGTCCCACTGGCTTGGCAGGCATGGGCAATGGCACctccacacaaaaacatattcgCACAGACAAGCTGGAG GTTTGCCGAGAATTCCAGCGTGGTAACTGCACGCGGGGAGAGAGTGACTGTCGCTACGCTCACCCTCTGGAGGCCGGTATGGTGGACTGCAGCGAGAACTCGGTCATTGTCTGCATGGACTACATCAAGGGCCGCTGCAGCAGAGATAAGTGCAAGTACTTCCATCCCCCGGCTCACCTGCAGGCCAGGATCAAGGCTGCACAGCACCAAGCCAGTCAAAACACAGCATCCGCATCTTTG GCTCTGCCGCCAGGGGCTATGCAGCCACTGACCAAGAGGCCAATCTTAGAAAAGAGCAATGGAGCTGCTGCCACTGTCTTCAACCCCAGCATGTTTCACTACCAGCAAGCATTGGCTAACATGCAGCTCCAGCAACCAGCCTTCATCCCCACTG